The following are encoded in a window of Longimicrobiaceae bacterium genomic DNA:
- a CDS encoding thioredoxin domain-containing protein → MNRPTNRLAGETSPYLLQHQHNPVDWYPWGDEAFERARAEDRPVLLSIGYSSCHWCHVMERESFEDENTAAIMNDRFINIKVDREERPDVDSLYMAAVQRMTGHGGWPMTVFLTPEGEPFYGGTYFPPEPRHGLPSFKQVLLAVSEAWNERRDEVHRSAGDLTQMLRDAAAVQPPPGTLDAGLLDRAASEVIQRHDARHGGFGAAPKFPQPLILEFLLRHAHRTGRDDVLPPVVHTLRWMARGGIYDHVGGGFHRYSVDARWLVPHFEKMLYDNALLARTFLSAHLATGEEEFRFVAQDTLDYVLRDMTSPEGGFYSASDADSEGEEGKFYLWTPEEIDAVLGATDGERLRRAFGVTSHGNFEGKNILNLLPRGDVPLAEWHAAAAEGRATMMPVRQKMLEARARRVSPGLDDKVVTAWNAMMLRSLAEAGRFLQRKEYLDAAVRCAEFLQDRLWQDGRLLRTYRAGVAKIPAFLDDHALLVDALVALYQATFDPRWIAFARTLADAMLELFWSKEERTFYDTAADTSTLLVRPRELNDSATPSGTSAAITALLRLGALTGDGRFAQVVEAVLPPLGGVAERFPQAFGELLTAIDMHVNGIDEVAIVGRPGANDTAALLEVVRNGYRPATVVAFRPVDEQGPAHVPEIPLLEGRELVDGAAAAYVCRRFACERPVTQPAELLEALDRT, encoded by the coding sequence ATGAATCGTCCAACCAACCGCCTGGCGGGGGAAACCAGCCCCTACCTGCTCCAGCACCAGCACAACCCCGTCGACTGGTACCCGTGGGGTGACGAGGCGTTTGAACGCGCCCGCGCGGAGGATCGCCCCGTCCTCCTGTCGATCGGCTACTCCTCCTGTCACTGGTGCCACGTGATGGAGAGAGAATCGTTCGAGGACGAGAATACGGCGGCGATCATGAACGATCGCTTCATCAACATCAAGGTAGACCGAGAGGAGCGGCCGGACGTCGACTCTCTCTACATGGCGGCCGTGCAGCGGATGACGGGGCATGGCGGCTGGCCCATGACCGTGTTCCTCACCCCTGAAGGGGAGCCGTTTTACGGCGGCACCTACTTTCCCCCGGAGCCCCGACACGGCCTGCCCTCCTTCAAGCAGGTCCTGCTCGCGGTAAGCGAGGCCTGGAACGAGCGACGAGACGAGGTGCATCGCAGCGCCGGCGACCTCACGCAGATGCTGCGCGACGCGGCCGCCGTGCAGCCGCCCCCCGGAACGCTCGATGCCGGCCTGCTCGATCGAGCGGCCAGCGAGGTCATCCAGCGTCACGATGCGCGCCACGGAGGTTTCGGCGCAGCGCCCAAGTTTCCGCAGCCCCTGATCCTGGAGTTCCTCCTCCGTCATGCGCATCGCACCGGACGCGACGACGTGCTTCCGCCCGTGGTGCACACCCTCCGCTGGATGGCCCGAGGTGGGATCTACGATCACGTCGGCGGCGGCTTTCACCGCTACAGTGTGGACGCGCGGTGGCTCGTCCCCCACTTCGAGAAGATGCTGTACGACAACGCGCTGCTGGCTCGGACCTTCCTGAGCGCTCACCTCGCCACGGGCGAGGAGGAATTCCGCTTCGTCGCGCAGGATACGCTCGATTACGTGCTGCGTGACATGACGTCACCTGAGGGTGGCTTCTATTCCGCCAGCGACGCCGATAGCGAAGGGGAGGAAGGCAAGTTCTACTTGTGGACGCCGGAGGAGATCGACGCGGTGCTGGGCGCCACCGACGGAGAGCGGTTACGCCGGGCCTTCGGCGTGACGTCCCATGGCAATTTCGAAGGGAAGAACATCCTCAACCTCCTTCCCCGGGGCGACGTTCCCTTGGCGGAGTGGCACGCCGCTGCTGCCGAGGGAAGGGCCACAATGATGCCGGTTCGGCAGAAGATGCTCGAGGCCCGAGCCCGTCGCGTTTCTCCTGGCCTCGACGACAAGGTGGTCACCGCCTGGAACGCGATGATGCTGCGCTCCCTGGCCGAGGCCGGTCGCTTCTTGCAGCGCAAGGAATATTTGGACGCGGCCGTACGCTGTGCCGAGTTCCTGCAGGACCGGCTCTGGCAGGATGGGCGCCTGCTGCGCACCTACCGCGCAGGGGTAGCGAAGATCCCTGCTTTCCTCGACGACCATGCCCTCCTCGTCGATGCCCTGGTCGCCCTCTACCAGGCGACCTTCGATCCCCGCTGGATTGCCTTCGCGCGGACGCTCGCCGACGCGATGCTGGAGCTCTTCTGGAGCAAGGAGGAACGCACCTTCTACGACACCGCGGCGGATACCAGCACACTCCTCGTACGGCCCCGGGAGCTGAACGACTCGGCGACTCCCTCAGGCACCTCGGCGGCCATTACGGCGCTTCTCCGGCTGGGGGCGCTGACGGGAGACGGGCGCTTCGCGCAGGTCGTGGAAGCGGTCTTGCCGCCGCTGGGCGGCGTGGCCGAGCGATTCCCGCAGGCCTTCGGGGAGCTACTCACGGCGATCGACATGCACGTGAACGGAATCGACGAGGTAGCTATCGTGGGGCGCCCCGGAGCGAACGATACGGCAGCATTGCTCGAGGTTGTCCGGAACGGCTACCGACCCGCCACCGTGGTCGCCTTCCGCCCGGTGGACGAACAGGGCCCGGCGCATGTCCCGGAGATCCCCCTGCTCGAAGGGCGCGAGCTGGTCGATGGAGCGGCGGCCGCCTACGTGTGCCGAAGGTTCGCCTGCGAGCGTCCGGTCACGCAGCCAGCGGAGCTGCTCGAGGCGCTCGATAGAACCTGA